A stretch of Synergistales bacterium DNA encodes these proteins:
- a CDS encoding thioredoxin family protein, with protein MIEVTKDNFEEEVQQSDIPVVVDLWGPKCGPCLEIMPKVEEMAKEYEGKVKFCKLNVAENRRLVISLRVMGVPTFLFYKNGELQERITGGEVTEKAIREKADSLLNG; from the coding sequence TTGATTGAAGTAACGAAGGACAATTTCGAAGAAGAGGTACAGCAAAGCGACATCCCTGTTGTCGTGGACCTCTGGGGCCCGAAGTGCGGCCCCTGCCTGGAGATCATGCCGAAGGTCGAAGAGATGGCCAAGGAGTACGAAGGCAAGGTCAAGTTCTGCAAGCTCAATGTGGCCGAAAACCGTCGTCTGGTTATCTCCCTTCGCGTTATGGGTGTGCCCACCTTCCTCTTCTACAAAAACGGCGAACTCCAGGAGAGGATCACCGGCGGAGAGGTTACCGAAAAAGCGATCAGGGAGAAGGCCGACAGTCTCCTGAACGGCTAA
- a CDS encoding tetratricopeptide repeat protein, which yields MNGCSDIPTWGCILVILAALLAAGAPPAREAQATIKEEAQLDQALQEAARCPGSAPVQVTVGDLYYRLFEYELAIEHYRKAQVIAPTSPDISYKLGLAYGTLKETDKAIAAFRRVLEQAPDNRNALYQLGLLSFRVGDRATTRVCASQLREFKDSRAEILDLLFER from the coding sequence ATGAACGGATGTTCAGACATTCCCACCTGGGGGTGCATCCTGGTCATCCTCGCGGCACTCCTGGCAGCGGGCGCGCCACCGGCCCGGGAGGCCCAGGCTACGATCAAGGAGGAGGCACAGCTCGACCAAGCGCTCCAGGAGGCCGCGCGCTGTCCCGGAAGCGCCCCTGTCCAGGTCACGGTGGGCGACCTCTACTATCGGCTCTTCGAGTACGAGCTGGCTATCGAGCACTACCGCAAGGCCCAGGTCATCGCGCCGACCAGCCCGGATATCTCTTACAAGCTTGGGCTCGCCTACGGCACCCTCAAGGAAACCGACAAGGCCATCGCGGCATTCCGCCGCGTTCTGGAGCAGGCCCCTGACAATCGGAACGCCCTCTACCAGCTGGGGCTGCTGAGCTTCCGGGTGGGCGACAGGGCGACAACGCGGGTTTGCGCCAGTCAGCTGCGGGAATTCAAGGACAGCAGAGCGGAGATCCTGGATTTGCTCTTCGAGAGGTGA